CAGGGCCAAGGATGGCGTAAACGGCTCCTGCAGAATCACAAGACCGGCAATCACCGCCACCACCGGCACGAGCGTTATAAACACCGATGCCCGGGCCGGGCCAATGGCCTGCAGACCCTCGTAGTACCAATAAAATCCAACCACGGTACCGAGGGCTGCCAGGTACAAAATGCCTAGCCAAGCAGCGGGAGCCACATCACCCCAGTCGGTGAGCAAGCCATCTTGAATTGCCGGAATGATAAACAGCGGTGTGCCGATCAGACAAGCATAGGTGGTAGCCGTCAGGGGTGATAGATCCGCCATCACCCACTTGCCCACCAGGGTATAGATCACCCAGCAGATCACACAGCCCACTAAAAAGAGATCGCCTAGGGTAATGCCCTGAGACAACAATGCCCAAGGCTGTCCGTTACTAATCACCAGCGTGGCTCCCAGCAACGCCGCCGCAATGCCCACCAGCCGGGATGGGGTCAGGCGATCGCCAAAGACTAGCGCGGCACCTAGAGCAATCACACTGGGATTGGTGGTAATAATCAACGAGGCGCGGCTAGCGGGCACGGTTTGCAGTCCCAAAAAGAAAAAGATGTT
The genomic region above belongs to Candidatus Obscuribacterales bacterium and contains:
- a CDS encoding DMT family transporter — its product is MTLPNLSSSPPQGRSLLWIYLKLTGMTLIWGGTFIAGRIAVQSMGPICAAFYRYGVATVILVAWTLYREGGLPPLQRRHILPLTLLGLSGIFAYNIFFFLGLQTVPASRASLIITTNPSVIALGAALVFGDRLTPSRLVGIAAALLGATLVISNGQPWALLSQGITLGDLFLVGCVICWVIYTLVGKWVMADLSPLTATTYACLIGTPLFIIPAIQDGLLTDWGDVAPAAWLGILYLAALGTVVGFYWYYEGLQAIGPARASVFITLVPVVAVIAGLVILQEPFTPSLALGGLLVVTGVFFTNRRS